A single region of the Hyphomicrobiales bacterium genome encodes:
- the thrB gene encoding Homoserine kinase: MAVYTDVGDEELASFVAGYDIGQVLSVKGIAEGVENSNFLLHTERGFYILTLYEKRVRQDDLPFFIGLMDHLARRGIICPEPVRMLSGETLGRLAGRPAAIVTFLDGVWVKRPTATHCRAVGSALAAFHKAGADFSIRRPNNLSLSGWRPLFEQAGEGADRVAAGLTERTAAALSELERGWPTGLPQGVIHADLFPDNVFFLGAKLSGLIDFYFACNDALAYDLAICLNAWCFETDGSFNLTKGQALIDGYEAQRALTPEEVAALPILCRGSALRFMLTRLVDWLNVPPGALVKPKDPLEYDRKLAFHRRVTDARDYGLRR; encoded by the coding sequence ATGGCGGTTTATACGGACGTGGGCGACGAGGAGCTTGCGAGCTTCGTCGCAGGCTACGACATTGGTCAGGTGCTCTCGGTGAAGGGCATAGCCGAGGGCGTCGAGAACTCGAACTTCCTGCTCCATACGGAGCGCGGCTTTTATATCCTGACCCTCTATGAGAAGCGCGTCCGTCAGGATGACCTGCCGTTTTTCATCGGGTTGATGGACCATCTCGCCAGACGCGGCATCATCTGTCCCGAGCCCGTGCGCATGCTTTCCGGCGAGACGCTGGGCAGGCTCGCCGGCCGGCCGGCCGCGATCGTGACATTTCTTGACGGCGTCTGGGTGAAGCGGCCGACGGCAACCCATTGCCGTGCCGTTGGCAGCGCGCTTGCCGCCTTCCACAAGGCGGGCGCGGATTTCTCCATCAGGCGGCCGAACAACCTGTCCCTCTCCGGCTGGCGTCCCCTGTTCGAGCAGGCGGGCGAGGGTGCTGATCGGGTGGCGGCCGGCTTGACCGAGCGCACCGCCGCGGCCCTGTCGGAGCTGGAGCGCGGCTGGCCGACCGGCTTGCCGCAGGGCGTCATCCATGCGGATCTCTTCCCCGACAATGTCTTCTTCCTCGGAGCAAAGCTATCCGGGCTGATCGACTTTTATTTCGCCTGCAATGACGCCCTCGCCTATGATCTGGCGATCTGCCTCAATGCCTGGTGTTTCGAGACGGATGGCTCCTTCAACCTGACCAAGGGGCAGGCGCTGATCGACGGCTATGAGGCCCAGCGGGCTCTGACGCCGGAGGAAGTGGCGGCCTTGCCGATCCTCTGTCGCGGCTCGGCGCTGCGCTTCATGCTGACCCGGCTTGTCGATTGGCTGAACGTGCCGCCGGGGGCCCTGGTGAAGCCCAAGGACCCGCTGGAATACGACCGCAAGCTCGCTTTCCATCGCCGCGTGACCGATGCGCGCGACTATGGGCTGCGCCGGTGA
- the rnhA gene encoding ribonuclease HI, translating into MTADRVVIHTDGACSGNPGPGGWGAVLAYKGHEKELSGGEAMTTNNRMELMAAIAALESLKRDCVVDLYTDSQYVRSGITQWLANWKARGWRTADKKPVKNEDLWRRLDEARTRHEVSWHWVKGHAGHVENERVDALARAGMAPFKAGR; encoded by the coding sequence GTGACGGCCGACCGTGTCGTGATCCATACCGATGGCGCGTGTTCCGGCAATCCCGGTCCTGGCGGCTGGGGGGCCGTGCTCGCCTACAAGGGCCATGAGAAGGAGCTTTCCGGCGGCGAGGCGATGACCACCAACAACCGCATGGAGTTGATGGCCGCGATTGCCGCTCTGGAATCCCTGAAGCGCGACTGCGTCGTCGATCTCTATACGGATTCCCAATATGTGCGCTCCGGCATCACCCAGTGGCTCGCCAACTGGAAAGCGCGCGGCTGGCGCACGGCTGACAAGAAGCCCGTGAAGAACGAGGACCTGTGGCGACGGCTCGATGAGGCGCGGACGCGGCACGAGGTTTCCTGGCATTGGGTCAAGGGCCACGCCGGCCACGTCGAGAATGAGCGCGTCGACGCGCTGGCCCGCGCCGGCATGGCGCCGTTCAAGGCAGGGCGTTGA
- the smeIM gene encoding Modification methylase SmeI — protein MGIAFNHAAGASPRSKVSRTGARVPVETAEFHPLPVDQVLVGDCVASLNSLPAHSVDLIFADPPYNLQLEGALTRPDNSLVDAVDDDWDKFNSFTEYDAFTRAWLAACRRVLKKNGTLFVIGSYHNIFRVGSSLQDLGYWILNDIVWRKANPMPNFRGRRFTNAHETLIWASHSADSKNYTFHYETLKAGNDDVQMRSDWHFPLCTGEERLKDASGQKLHATQKPEALLARVLLAASNPGDVVLDPFFGTGTTGAVAKRLGRHFIGLERDPSYAAAARERIAGIERLSGPVISAAPAKRTEPRVPFLALVEAGLVTPGETVTDHAGRHHAVIRADGTLCAGPAVGSIHKIGALVQGFPSCNGWTFWHLERNGVRVPIDDLRTTIRAEIAKAA, from the coding sequence ATGGGCATTGCTTTTAACCATGCCGCTGGAGCCTCGCCCCGGAGTAAGGTCTCGCGTACCGGGGCGAGGGTGCCAGTGGAAACGGCGGAATTTCATCCGCTTCCCGTCGATCAGGTTCTGGTTGGCGATTGCGTTGCCTCCCTGAATTCCCTTCCGGCCCACAGCGTCGATCTCATCTTCGCCGACCCTCCCTATAATCTGCAGCTTGAGGGTGCGTTGACGCGACCGGACAATAGTCTCGTCGATGCGGTCGATGACGACTGGGACAAGTTTAATAGTTTCACCGAATATGACGCGTTCACCCGTGCCTGGCTCGCGGCCTGCCGCCGTGTTCTCAAGAAGAACGGCACGTTGTTCGTCATCGGCTCCTATCACAATATTTTCCGGGTCGGCTCATCGCTGCAGGACCTCGGCTACTGGATCCTCAACGACATCGTCTGGCGCAAAGCCAATCCGATGCCGAATTTCCGCGGGCGGCGCTTCACGAACGCCCATGAGACGCTCATCTGGGCGTCGCACAGCGCGGACAGCAAGAACTACACCTTCCACTACGAGACACTGAAAGCGGGCAACGACGATGTGCAAATGCGCTCGGACTGGCATTTCCCGCTGTGCACCGGCGAGGAGCGCCTGAAGGACGCCAGCGGCCAGAAGCTTCATGCCACGCAGAAACCGGAGGCGCTGCTCGCACGTGTCCTCCTCGCCGCCAGCAATCCGGGTGACGTCGTGCTCGATCCTTTCTTCGGAACGGGCACCACGGGCGCGGTCGCCAAGCGTCTCGGCCGTCATTTCATCGGGCTGGAGCGCGATCCCTCGTATGCCGCCGCCGCCCGTGAGCGTATCGCCGGCATCGAGCGCCTCTCCGGTCCGGTCATATCCGCGGCGCCCGCGAAACGGACGGAGCCGCGCGTGCCCTTTCTGGCGCTCGTCGAGGCTGGCCTCGTCACACCAGGCGAAACGGTCACGGATCACGCGGGCCGCCATCACGCGGTCATCCGCGCCGACGGCACGCTTTGCGCCGGCCCGGCCGTGGGATCCATCCACAAGATCGGGGCGCTCGTCCAGGGCTTCCCCTCATGCAACGGCTGGACGTTCTGGCATCTGGAACGCAACGGCGTCCGTGTTCCGATCGATGATCTGCGCACGACCATCCGGGCGGAAATCGCCAAGGCAGCCTGA
- a CDS encoding CP family cyanate transporter-like MFS transporter, with protein MTTEVAGPTAPRLPQGHTFPQEHASPTLADELLPEAELVEPPQAPVAAAGLPRWWLAVVLVLVSINLRPALSSVGSVLEELMRDTGASTTFVSVLTTLPVLCLGAFGLTAPPLARRFGTERVVLVILLAMAAGLALRVFPSFLPLLGSAIIAGASIGIIGVLMPGLVKRDFPRHASLMTGVYTMALCAGGALGAGATVPLARAFDSWPAALAFWAVPAVLAAMLWWPCIPKRLGNHAKPVQYAVTGLWRDRLAWQVTLFTGLQSLLAYIVLGWLIQILRDRGLDPLTAGLTVSGSVLAQVPAALIAPILAARRRDQRGMIIIIMSMGLVGMLGCLFAPLSTVAIWALLLGIGQGGNFALALLTIVLRSPDSHVAARLSSMAQSVGYTLAATGPFATGLLHSWTGSWDSVALLYFGVTIAGMTFGMGAGRARHVNVTVTPLPPKPDTARS; from the coding sequence ATGACGACAGAGGTAGCGGGACCAACCGCGCCCAGATTGCCCCAAGGACATACCTTTCCACAAGAACACGCTTCCCCGACGCTGGCGGACGAGCTTCTTCCGGAAGCCGAGCTGGTCGAGCCCCCTCAGGCTCCGGTAGCCGCCGCCGGCCTGCCGCGATGGTGGTTGGCGGTCGTTCTCGTTCTGGTTTCCATCAACCTGCGACCGGCGCTCTCCAGCGTCGGTTCAGTGCTTGAGGAGTTGATGCGCGATACCGGCGCATCCACCACTTTCGTCAGCGTTCTCACCACCCTGCCCGTGCTGTGCCTCGGCGCATTCGGCCTCACCGCGCCACCACTGGCGCGTCGCTTCGGCACCGAGAGGGTGGTGCTGGTTATCCTGCTCGCGATGGCCGCCGGACTTGCGCTCCGCGTCTTTCCGTCATTCCTGCCGCTTCTCGGCAGTGCGATCATCGCCGGCGCATCGATCGGTATCATCGGCGTGCTGATGCCGGGGCTCGTGAAACGGGACTTCCCCAGGCACGCCAGCCTGATGACCGGTGTCTACACCATGGCACTCTGCGCGGGCGGCGCGCTCGGCGCCGGGGCGACCGTGCCACTCGCCAGGGCCTTCGACAGCTGGCCTGCGGCGCTCGCCTTCTGGGCCGTGCCTGCCGTGCTCGCCGCCATGCTGTGGTGGCCCTGCATCCCCAAGCGGCTCGGCAATCATGCCAAGCCAGTCCAATATGCTGTCACAGGGCTGTGGCGCGATCGCCTGGCCTGGCAGGTCACCCTCTTCACCGGCCTGCAGTCACTGCTCGCCTATATCGTTCTGGGCTGGCTCATCCAGATTCTGCGCGACCGCGGCCTTGATCCCCTGACAGCCGGCCTCACGGTCTCCGGGTCGGTGCTCGCGCAGGTGCCGGCGGCGCTCATCGCGCCTATTCTGGCGGCACGGCGACGCGACCAGCGGGGCATGATCATCATCATCATGTCGATGGGTCTCGTCGGCATGCTCGGCTGCCTTTTCGCGCCGCTCTCCACCGTGGCGATCTGGGCCTTGCTGCTGGGCATCGGCCAGGGCGGAAATTTCGCGCTGGCGCTGCTCACCATCGTGCTGCGATCCCCGGATTCCCACGTCGCGGCGCGCCTCTCGAGCATGGCACAGAGCGTCGGTTACACGCTCGCCGCAACAGGGCCCTTCGCAACGGGGCTGCTGCACAGCTGGACAGGGTCCTGGGACAGCGTCGCCCTGCTCTACTTCGGCGTGACGATTGCGGGCATGACCTTTGGAATGGGGGCGGGTCGCGCGCGGCATGTGAACGTGACGGTGACACCCCTGCCGCCGAAACCCGATACAGCCCGCTCCTGA
- a CDS encoding Transcriptional regulator, GntR family, with protein MLTAANRRSLVDNAIDSIRTAIEDGTWPIGSRIPTETALAGLLKVSRNTVREAVRALAHSGILDVRQGDGTYVRSQTDTAALLKALGEAGFDDQLDLWRMLSEALARLAAERRDFEDVGRIASAIDEIFAAPPESRAPGPNLDRFHSSVADAAHNKAISVLFRAVASSVSLLSPPAQSLLETAHDAGAAYPARDDYRALLDAIVSQSPQDAARAARHLVDCSFAAVAGPQAEDPSPPP; from the coding sequence ATGCTGACCGCTGCGAACCGCCGCTCCCTCGTCGACAACGCCATCGACAGCATCCGCACCGCGATCGAGGACGGCACCTGGCCGATCGGCTCGCGCATTCCGACGGAGACCGCTCTGGCCGGCCTCCTCAAAGTCAGCCGCAACACGGTACGGGAGGCTGTGCGAGCCCTGGCCCATAGCGGCATTCTCGACGTTCGCCAGGGTGATGGTACCTATGTGCGCAGCCAGACCGATACCGCTGCGCTGTTGAAGGCACTCGGAGAAGCGGGCTTCGATGACCAGCTCGACCTGTGGCGCATGCTGAGCGAAGCTTTGGCGCGGCTGGCGGCCGAACGGCGTGATTTCGAGGATGTCGGCCGCATCGCGTCCGCCATCGATGAAATCTTTGCCGCTCCGCCAGAAAGTCGCGCTCCCGGGCCCAATTTGGATCGTTTTCATAGTTCTGTCGCCGACGCGGCTCATAACAAAGCCATCTCCGTGCTCTTTCGGGCCGTTGCGTCGTCCGTCAGTCTACTTTCACCGCCCGCGCAAAGTCTGCTAGAAACGGCACACGATGCTGGCGCGGCATATCCCGCGCGAGATGATTATCGGGCGCTGCTCGACGCCATCGTCAGCCAGTCTCCGCAAGATGCAGCGCGGGCCGCGCGACATCTCGTCGATTGTTCTTTTGCGGCCGTGGCCGGGCCTCAGGCGGAAGATCCCTCCCCGCCTCCCTGA
- a CDS encoding A/G-specific adenine glycosylase, which produces MVDTEAAPVKSARKGTAPRRSSRASPGQADLLAPAAGSGSVEASALLAWYDRHRRDLPWRAKPGEIADPYRVWLSEIMLQQTTVTAVKPYFERFLQRFPTVGDLARAPQEAVMQAWAGLGYYSRARNLHACAQMVVARHGARFPADVDQLRALPGIGAYTAAAVGAIAFDIPAAAVDGNVERVLARLYAVEEPLPKAKPLFHALAQALVPRERAGDFAQAFMDLGATICTPKRPACVLCPWSGPCVARAAGTAETFPRKAAKKEGILRLGTSFVAVRGDGAVLLRTRPPEGLLGGMAELPGSPWSPDGPGGDLLAHAPMQARWAALNGVVRHVFTHFPLELTILRADVPQRTPAPPGMRWVAAASLDTEALPSLMRKVLAKARIEIRPS; this is translated from the coding sequence ATGGTAGACACCGAAGCCGCCCCCGTGAAGTCCGCCCGCAAAGGAACTGCGCCCAGGCGCTCTTCGCGAGCGAGCCCGGGACAAGCCGATCTTCTCGCACCGGCAGCCGGCTCGGGTTCCGTGGAGGCCTCGGCCCTGCTCGCCTGGTACGATCGCCACCGCCGCGACCTGCCCTGGCGGGCAAAGCCCGGCGAAATTGCTGATCCCTACCGCGTGTGGCTGTCGGAGATCATGCTGCAGCAGACCACCGTGACGGCCGTGAAGCCTTATTTCGAGCGCTTCCTGCAGCGATTTCCGACTGTCGGCGATCTCGCACGCGCCCCTCAGGAGGCCGTGATGCAAGCCTGGGCGGGGCTTGGCTACTATTCCCGCGCCCGCAACCTGCATGCCTGCGCGCAGATGGTCGTGGCGCGCCATGGCGCGCGCTTTCCGGCCGATGTCGACCAGCTGCGCGCCCTGCCCGGTATCGGCGCCTATACGGCGGCGGCGGTGGGGGCGATCGCCTTCGACATCCCCGCCGCGGCGGTCGATGGCAATGTCGAGCGGGTGCTGGCGCGCCTCTATGCTGTGGAAGAGCCGCTGCCCAAGGCCAAGCCCCTGTTCCACGCGCTGGCCCAGGCCCTCGTCCCGCGTGAACGCGCCGGAGACTTTGCCCAGGCCTTCATGGACCTCGGCGCGACGATCTGCACGCCGAAGCGGCCGGCTTGCGTGTTGTGCCCCTGGTCCGGGCCGTGTGTGGCGCGCGCCGCCGGCACGGCGGAGACCTTTCCGCGCAAGGCCGCCAAGAAGGAGGGCATCTTGCGCCTCGGTACGAGCTTCGTCGCGGTGCGCGGTGACGGCGCGGTGCTGCTTCGCACCCGCCCGCCGGAAGGCCTGCTCGGCGGCATGGCGGAATTGCCCGGCAGCCCATGGTCTCCCGACGGCCCGGGGGGCGACCTGCTTGCGCACGCGCCGATGCAGGCGCGCTGGGCCGCGCTGAACGGCGTGGTGCGCCATGTGTTCACGCATTTCCCGCTGGAACTGACGATCCTGCGCGCCGACGTCCCCCAGAGGACACCCGCCCCTCCCGGCATGCGCTGGGTCGCGGCCGCCAGCCTCGATACCGAAGCCCTGCCCAGCCTGATGCGCAAGGTACTCGCCAAGGCGCGAATCGAGATCCGCCCCTCCTGA
- a CDS encoding hypothetical protein (Evidence 5 : Unknown function), which translates to MSRARSRRAPGRSSFAGGLHGGGFGVYHDMICSGPLAVRLEQVGLVRIVSLRNRRAGPQAWMEVSDSIQVGIAPGGQTPSLEVASVGLWVEASGWAFGLSYDAIFPA; encoded by the coding sequence TTGTCCCGGGCTCGCTCGCGAAGAGCGCCTGGGCGCAGTTCCTTTGCGGGCGGACTTCACGGGGGCGGCTTCGGTGTCTACCATGATATGATCTGTAGCGGCCCGCTCGCGGTCAGGCTAGAGCAGGTCGGTCTGGTGCGGATTGTCTCGCTGAGAAATAGACGAGCAGGTCCCCAAGCTTGGATGGAAGTATCTGATTCTATCCAGGTCGGAATTGCTCCAGGGGGGCAGACACCCTCTCTGGAGGTGGCTTCTGTGGGGCTTTGGGTTGAGGCATCGGGATGGGCCTTTGGGTTGAGCTATGACGCGATCTTTCCGGCCTAA
- a CDS encoding conserved hypothetical protein (Evidence 4 : Unknown function but conserved in other organisms), whose product MTRSFRPNQRFVPGGGAAGAFVRPHQRLPAKPLADLVDGCIAPVLAKQGFAASDIIMAWPEIVGDRLARHAEPIRLDWPGGARRRYAEEAEPATLVVRVTGAFALELQHMAPVVIERVNSHFGWRCVARLALRQGPLQRRTKVAEPPRNLSPAAARAVEDHVADVADEGLQQALRRLGQAVLSR is encoded by the coding sequence ATGACGCGATCTTTCCGGCCTAACCAGCGATTCGTGCCGGGCGGCGGCGCGGCTGGCGCCTTCGTGCGGCCACATCAGCGGCTTCCGGCGAAGCCGCTGGCCGATCTTGTGGATGGCTGCATCGCACCGGTGCTCGCGAAGCAGGGCTTCGCGGCATCCGATATCATCATGGCCTGGCCGGAAATCGTCGGGGATCGGCTGGCACGCCACGCCGAGCCGATCAGGCTCGATTGGCCCGGCGGGGCGCGGCGGCGTTATGCGGAGGAGGCCGAGCCCGCGACGCTCGTCGTGCGGGTCACAGGCGCTTTCGCGCTGGAGCTGCAGCATATGGCGCCTGTCGTCATCGAGCGCGTGAACAGCCACTTCGGCTGGCGCTGCGTCGCGCGTCTCGCCCTACGCCAAGGGCCGCTGCAGCGCAGGACTAAAGTTGCCGAGCCGCCTCGAAACCTGTCGCCGGCAGCCGCACGCGCCGTTGAAGACCATGTCGCCGATGTGGCGGATGAAGGATTGCAGCAGGCTCTGCGACGTCTCGGCCAGGCTGTCCTGTCGCGGTAG
- a CDS encoding Periplasmic thiol:disulfide interchange protein DsbA yields MTLSRRTFAACLVGTIAAGVMGLPGLSLQSAMAQSPTDLNAQGPLGDVVLGSPDAKVTIIEYASLTCSHCANFHEATYPTLKSKYIDTGKVRFILREFPLDPLATAGFMLARCAGNDKYYAVTDLLFNQQRNWAFNDKPLDALLQLAKQAGFTQESFEACLKDQKTYDAVNWVRDNGANKLGVNATPTFFINGKVENGALSVDRLEQILTPLVGG; encoded by the coding sequence ATGACGCTCAGCCGTCGCACTTTCGCTGCTTGCCTCGTCGGTACCATAGCCGCAGGTGTCATGGGTCTCCCGGGGCTTTCCCTGCAATCGGCCATGGCCCAGTCGCCGACCGACCTCAATGCGCAGGGACCGCTCGGCGATGTCGTGCTTGGCTCGCCCGATGCCAAGGTCACGATCATTGAATATGCCTCTCTGACATGCTCGCACTGCGCGAACTTCCACGAGGCAACCTATCCGACGTTGAAGTCGAAATACATCGATACCGGCAAGGTACGCTTCATCCTGCGCGAATTCCCGCTGGATCCGCTGGCGACCGCGGGCTTCATGCTGGCCCGCTGCGCCGGCAACGACAAGTACTATGCCGTGACGGATCTGCTGTTCAATCAGCAGCGCAACTGGGCCTTCAACGACAAGCCCCTCGATGCCTTGCTGCAGCTGGCCAAGCAGGCCGGTTTCACACAGGAAAGTTTCGAGGCCTGCTTGAAGGATCAGAAGACCTATGATGCGGTGAACTGGGTCAGGGACAACGGCGCCAACAAGCTCGGCGTCAATGCCACGCCAACCTTCTTCATCAATGGGAAGGTCGAGAACGGAGCGCTTTCTGTTGACCGTCTGGAGCAGATCCTTACGCCCCTCGTCGGTGGGTAA